One genomic segment of Microbacterium sp. BLY includes these proteins:
- a CDS encoding serine hydrolase encodes MSDLNEIGNRVRDELPALLADAHVPAASVAILSGGEIVTAAAGILNRNTGVEADEDSVFQIGSITKTWTATLIMQLVDEGLLDLDAPVRDVVPAFAIADDAAARVITPRQLLSHVSGFEGDLFNDTGVGDDAVEKYLATIADAPQLFTPGERFSYNNAAFVVLGRIIEVLRGTTFDQALRTHLATPLGLTHVATSAAEAIMFRAALGHIPTEDGDEPVPAPVWSLVRSNAPAGSMLAMTARDLVTYARMHLDGGVAADGTRVLSDASVQAMQERQVELPDLGLMGNAWGVGWELFDWEGGPVIGHDGGTIGQNAFLRMVPGAGVAVAILTNGGHAFDVYQAITSRVLAALADVRMPGLPAIPDAPAEVDLHRILGTYSSSVSDSTVRVDDDGRVWLERTMKGIFADLGPAPEPVELVGWAGDTLLPREAQNGIHMPHAFVGDDGTGRALYLHTGRADRRVDA; translated from the coding sequence GTGTCAGACCTGAACGAGATCGGCAACCGGGTGCGGGACGAACTCCCCGCGCTGCTCGCCGACGCGCACGTCCCCGCGGCATCCGTCGCGATCCTGTCCGGCGGCGAGATCGTCACCGCCGCCGCCGGCATCCTGAACCGCAACACCGGCGTCGAGGCCGACGAGGACTCGGTCTTCCAGATCGGGTCCATCACCAAGACCTGGACGGCGACCCTCATCATGCAGCTCGTCGACGAGGGACTGCTGGACCTCGACGCCCCGGTGCGGGATGTCGTCCCCGCGTTCGCCATCGCCGACGATGCCGCCGCACGCGTCATCACCCCGCGCCAGCTCCTCAGCCACGTGAGCGGCTTCGAGGGCGACCTGTTCAACGACACCGGAGTGGGCGACGACGCGGTGGAGAAGTACCTCGCGACGATCGCCGACGCCCCGCAGCTCTTCACCCCCGGCGAGCGCTTCTCGTACAACAACGCCGCCTTCGTGGTGCTCGGCCGGATCATCGAGGTGCTCCGCGGGACGACCTTCGACCAGGCGCTGCGCACGCACCTCGCGACCCCGTTGGGGCTGACGCACGTGGCCACCTCGGCCGCGGAGGCGATCATGTTCCGCGCCGCCCTCGGCCACATCCCGACGGAGGACGGCGACGAGCCCGTGCCCGCCCCGGTGTGGAGCCTCGTGCGCTCGAACGCCCCCGCCGGCTCGATGCTCGCGATGACCGCGCGCGACCTGGTGACCTACGCCCGGATGCACCTCGACGGGGGCGTCGCCGCCGACGGCACCCGCGTGCTCTCCGACGCGAGCGTGCAGGCCATGCAGGAGCGCCAGGTCGAGCTTCCCGACCTCGGCCTCATGGGCAATGCGTGGGGCGTCGGCTGGGAGCTCTTCGACTGGGAGGGCGGGCCGGTGATCGGTCACGATGGCGGCACGATCGGCCAGAACGCGTTCCTGCGGATGGTCCCCGGGGCCGGGGTGGCCGTGGCCATCCTCACCAACGGCGGTCATGCCTTCGACGTCTACCAGGCCATCACCTCCCGCGTGCTCGCCGCCCTCGCCGACGTCCGCATGCCCGGGTTGCCCGCGATCCCCGACGCCCCCGCCGAGGTCGACCTCCACCGCATCCTCGGAACCTACTCGTCCTCGGTGTCCGACTCCACCGTGCGGGTCGACGACGACGGCCGCGTCTGGCTGGAGCGCACTATGAAGGGGATCTTCGCCGACCTCGGCCCGGCGCCCGAGCCGGTGGAGCTCGTCGGCTGGGCAGGCGACACCCTCCTCCCCCGCGAAGCGCAGAACGGCATCCACATGCCGCACGCGTTCGTCGGCGACGACGGCACCGGCCGCGCGCTCTACCTGCACACGGGCCGGGCCGACCGCCGGGTGGACGCATGA
- a CDS encoding amidohydrolase family protein: protein METLLRGGRVIDPMTETDQVADLLIADGRVRAVGPDLDAPAGADVIDADGLIVGPGFVDLHSHVHSIAGQRLQALDGVTTALDLEAGLMPIAEALCRAAADGRPLNYGFSASWAQARALAHLHRVPIADFTASMDLLGISDWQRSSSPVERRQWLRLLEDELSAGALGIGVLMGYAPRSDPEEYLDLARIAAAAHAPTFTHVRELIEADPRTPIDGSEELVRAAAETGAAMHHCHVNSTSLRHVDRVLALLDRSRAAGSRVTVEAYPYGAGSTAIGAFFLAPEKLPGLGITPQSLLLVETGERIADEARLRELRATDPGATCIVTFLDEADPFDRAHLHRALAYPDAIVASDAMPVSWTQPDGSARYEQRDWPLPPGGHTHPRTAGTFLKSLRLMVRESGEWTWMEAFRRCSTLPARVLDEVASGMRRKGRLDVGADADLVVLDPASVTDRATYADPTRPSQGVRHLFVHGTAVVRDGDIVPDALPGRAVRGDA, encoded by the coding sequence GTGGAGACTCTGCTGCGCGGCGGGCGCGTGATCGACCCGATGACGGAGACGGACCAGGTCGCCGACCTGCTGATCGCGGACGGCCGGGTGCGTGCCGTCGGCCCGGATCTCGACGCTCCGGCCGGCGCCGACGTGATCGACGCCGACGGGCTGATCGTCGGGCCGGGTTTCGTCGACCTGCACAGCCACGTGCACTCGATCGCGGGCCAGCGACTCCAGGCCCTGGACGGGGTGACCACCGCACTCGACCTCGAAGCCGGACTCATGCCGATCGCCGAGGCCCTCTGCCGCGCGGCTGCCGACGGACGACCGCTGAACTACGGGTTCTCCGCGTCCTGGGCGCAGGCGCGCGCCCTCGCCCACCTCCACCGCGTGCCGATCGCCGACTTCACCGCCTCGATGGACCTGCTCGGCATCAGCGACTGGCAGCGCTCGTCCTCCCCCGTCGAGCGCCGGCAATGGCTGCGCCTCCTTGAGGACGAGCTGTCGGCCGGCGCCCTCGGCATCGGCGTGCTCATGGGGTACGCCCCGAGGTCCGACCCGGAGGAGTACCTCGACCTCGCCCGCATCGCCGCCGCCGCGCACGCCCCGACCTTCACGCACGTCCGCGAGCTGATCGAAGCCGACCCGCGCACCCCGATCGACGGCTCCGAAGAGCTCGTGCGGGCGGCCGCCGAGACCGGCGCCGCAATGCACCACTGCCACGTGAACAGCACCTCGCTCCGGCACGTCGACCGCGTTCTCGCCCTCCTCGACCGCAGCCGCGCGGCGGGCTCCCGGGTGACGGTGGAGGCCTACCCATACGGGGCGGGCAGCACCGCCATCGGTGCGTTCTTCCTCGCCCCCGAGAAGCTGCCGGGGCTCGGCATCACGCCGCAGTCCCTCCTCCTCGTCGAGACCGGCGAGCGCATCGCCGACGAGGCTCGGCTGCGCGAACTGCGGGCGACCGACCCCGGCGCCACGTGCATCGTGACCTTCCTCGACGAAGCCGACCCGTTCGATCGCGCCCACCTGCACCGCGCACTCGCGTACCCCGACGCGATCGTCGCTAGCGACGCCATGCCGGTGTCGTGGACCCAGCCGGACGGCTCCGCCCGGTACGAGCAGCGCGACTGGCCCCTGCCGCCCGGCGGGCACACGCACCCCCGCACCGCCGGGACCTTCCTGAAGTCCCTGCGCCTCATGGTGCGCGAGAGCGGGGAATGGACCTGGATGGAGGCGTTCCGCCGCTGCTCCACCCTGCCCGCCCGCGTGCTCGACGAGGTCGCCTCCGGGATGCGGAGGAAGGGCCGGCTCGACGTCGGCGCCGACGCCGACCTCGTCGTGCTCGACCCCGCGAGCGTCACCGATCGCGCCACCTACGCCGACCCGACCCGCCCCTCGCAGGGCGTGCGGCACCTCTTCGTGCACGGCACCGCGGTGGTGCGCGACGGCGACATCGTGCCGGACGCCCTGCCCGGTCGCGCCGTGCGCGGCGATGCATGA
- a CDS encoding LacI family DNA-binding transcriptional regulator — protein sequence MSTSSERARMPSIRDVARLAGVSHQTVSRVLNDHPSIRPETKAKVLDAIAVLDYRPNLAARALVTSKSNVLGILSATIGEFGPTSSIAGIEDAAREEGYSVSTLNLPATTPEAIGNAVRQLEREQVDGIVVLAPQVRVFHVLRGMNVTMPFVSLQTASGSDGVSLSADQVAGAKAATEHLIALGHSDILHLAGPQDWIEAESRMRGYLDALRDADLPTFPPIRGDWTADFGYFAGKELSVRRDFTAVFAANDLMAIGLLHGFRDAGVRVPHDVSVIGFDDIPVAAHVAPTLSTVHQDFPELGRRAVRILLAEIRGEKVPAFGPLQTLLRARESAASR from the coding sequence ATGTCGACCTCCTCCGAGCGTGCCCGCATGCCGAGCATCCGGGACGTCGCGCGGCTGGCCGGAGTCTCGCATCAGACGGTCTCCCGCGTGCTGAACGATCACCCGAGCATCCGGCCCGAGACCAAGGCCAAGGTGCTCGACGCGATCGCCGTCCTCGACTACCGGCCCAATCTCGCGGCGCGGGCGCTGGTGACCAGCAAGTCGAACGTGCTCGGCATCCTGTCGGCGACGATCGGGGAGTTCGGGCCGACGTCGTCGATCGCGGGGATCGAGGACGCGGCGCGCGAGGAGGGCTACTCGGTCTCCACCCTCAACCTCCCGGCGACCACGCCGGAGGCGATCGGCAACGCCGTGCGCCAGCTCGAGCGCGAGCAGGTGGACGGCATTGTCGTGCTGGCGCCGCAGGTGCGCGTCTTCCATGTCCTGCGCGGCATGAACGTCACGATGCCGTTCGTGAGCCTGCAGACGGCGTCCGGCTCCGACGGCGTGAGCCTCTCGGCCGACCAGGTGGCGGGGGCCAAGGCGGCCACCGAGCACCTCATCGCGCTCGGCCACAGCGACATCCTCCATCTCGCCGGACCGCAGGACTGGATCGAGGCGGAGTCGCGGATGCGCGGCTATCTCGATGCGCTCCGGGACGCCGATCTGCCCACCTTCCCGCCGATCCGGGGTGATTGGACCGCCGACTTCGGCTATTTCGCGGGCAAGGAGCTCTCCGTGCGCCGGGACTTCACCGCCGTCTTCGCGGCGAACGACCTCATGGCGATCGGGCTCTTGCACGGCTTCCGCGATGCGGGCGTGCGCGTGCCGCACGACGTGAGCGTGATCGGCTTCGACGACATCCCGGTCGCGGCGCACGTCGCGCCGACGCTGAGCACCGTGCACCAGGACTTCCCCGAGCTCGGGCGGCGCGCCGTGCGCATCCTGCTCGCCGAGATCCGCGGCGAGAAGGTCCCCGCGTTCGGCCCCTTGCAGACGCTCCTGCGGGCCCGCGAATCCGCTGCATCACGGTAG
- the mmsA gene encoding multiple monosaccharide ABC transporter ATP-binding protein, whose amino-acid sequence MRRITKEFPGVKALADVSITVRAGEIHAICGENGAGKSTLMKVLSGVYPYGTYDGEILLYGQEQRFKDIAASEQAGIVIIHQELALIPELSVTENIFLGNEIRRFGRIDWQAQKERTIELLARVGLDEDPDVPIKTLGVGKQQLIEIAKALNKDVKLLILDEPTAALNENDSQHLLDLILGLKAKGIASIMISHKLNEIEQIADEITIIRDGRTVETLDISRGEINEDRIIRGMVGRSLESRYPDRTPEIGEVFFEVKDWWVQHPTVPERMVVKGSSIDVRRGEVVGIAGLMGAGRTELAMSIFGRSYGTFLSGTIVKDGEEIELPDVAAAIKHGLAYVSEDRKVLGLNLLDTIKRSIVAAKLSKIAHNGVVDSREEFSVAERYRKALRIKTPSVEEGVGKLSGGNQQKVVLAKWMFTDPDLLILDEPTRGIDVGAKYEIYAIINELAAQGKGVIVISSELPELLGISDRIYTVFEGRVTDCIPADQATPEDLMRSMTSATQKASA is encoded by the coding sequence ATGCGCCGCATCACCAAGGAGTTCCCGGGAGTCAAGGCGCTCGCCGACGTCTCGATCACCGTCCGCGCCGGCGAGATCCACGCGATCTGCGGCGAGAACGGCGCCGGGAAGTCGACGCTGATGAAGGTCCTGTCGGGGGTGTACCCGTACGGCACCTACGACGGCGAAATCCTCCTGTACGGCCAGGAGCAGCGTTTCAAGGACATCGCGGCGAGCGAGCAGGCCGGCATCGTCATCATCCACCAGGAGCTCGCGCTGATCCCGGAGCTGTCGGTCACCGAGAACATCTTCCTCGGCAACGAGATCCGCCGCTTCGGGCGCATCGACTGGCAGGCGCAGAAGGAGCGCACGATCGAGCTGCTGGCCCGCGTCGGGCTGGATGAGGACCCGGACGTGCCGATCAAGACCCTCGGCGTCGGCAAGCAGCAGCTCATCGAGATCGCCAAGGCGCTCAACAAGGACGTCAAGCTCCTCATCCTCGACGAGCCGACCGCGGCGCTCAACGAGAACGACTCGCAGCACCTCCTCGACCTGATCCTCGGCCTCAAGGCCAAGGGCATCGCGTCGATCATGATCAGCCACAAGCTCAACGAGATCGAGCAGATCGCCGACGAGATCACGATCATCCGCGACGGCCGCACGGTGGAGACGCTGGACATCTCGCGCGGCGAGATCAACGAGGACCGCATCATCCGCGGCATGGTCGGCCGCTCGCTGGAGAGCCGGTACCCGGACCGCACGCCGGAGATCGGCGAGGTGTTCTTCGAGGTCAAGGACTGGTGGGTGCAGCACCCCACCGTGCCGGAGCGCATGGTCGTGAAGGGGTCGAGCATCGACGTCCGTCGCGGCGAGGTGGTCGGCATCGCCGGCCTCATGGGCGCGGGGCGCACCGAGCTCGCGATGAGCATCTTCGGCCGCTCCTACGGCACGTTCCTCTCGGGCACCATCGTCAAGGACGGTGAGGAGATCGAGCTCCCCGACGTCGCCGCCGCGATCAAGCACGGCCTCGCCTATGTCAGCGAGGATCGCAAGGTGCTGGGGCTGAACCTGCTCGACACGATCAAGCGGTCGATCGTCGCGGCGAAGCTGTCCAAGATCGCCCACAACGGCGTCGTCGACTCCCGCGAGGAGTTCTCGGTGGCGGAGCGCTACCGCAAGGCGCTGCGCATCAAGACCCCGTCGGTCGAGGAGGGCGTCGGCAAGCTCTCCGGCGGCAACCAGCAGAAGGTCGTCCTCGCGAAGTGGATGTTCACCGACCCCGACCTGCTGATCCTCGATGAGCCCACCCGCGGCATCGACGTGGGCGCGAAGTACGAGATCTACGCGATCATCAACGAGCTCGCCGCGCAGGGCAAGGGCGTGATCGTCATCTCCAGCGAGCTGCCCGAGCTGCTCGGCATCTCCGACCGCATCTACACCGTGTTCGAAGGCCGGGTCACCGACTGCATCCCGGCCGACCAGGCGACCCCCGAGGACCTCATGCGCAGCATGACCTCCGCGACCCAGAAAGCATCCGCATGA